CCGGTTCCGGTCGATCTCCTGCACGCCGACGTGGGTCCCGTCGGAGACCGCCAACACCGCCTGGAGCCCCTTCGCCGCGGCGAGCACCCCGTAGGTCCGCCCGTCGGCGCCGACCCAGCCGTAGCACTCCCGCGCCGGGCTGACCAGCAACGGGAGCCAGTCGAGGAAGTCGACGGTGGTGCGGCCCTTGGCGTCGACCAGGCCGGCCTCCGCCAGCGCGGCGTCGATCCGCTTGCCGGCCTCCGCACGCTCGGCGTCCGAAAGCCACAGCGGCTCCGGGCGCAGGGTGATGTGCAACTGGCCGGCCTGTTCGCGCTCGGCCAGTGCGGCCAGCGCCTCGACCGGAACGTCCACCCGGCCTGCTGCCACGTCCACCCGCCTACTCGCCGATGACCGGCGGGCTGGTCCGCTGGTCGGTGCCGAAGATCGCGTCCGGGTCCGCTTCGATCAGGAAGTCCGGACGCTGGTGCTCGTCGTCTTCCTCGCCTTCGCCCCGGCGGCCGCCCGGGCCCATCGGCCCGAGCTGCCCGGACCGCGAGGCGGCCGACCGCGCCGCGGCGGCTTCGGCCGCGGCCGCGTTGCCGAGGCTGCCCATCCCGGAGCGGCCCCCGCTGCCGAGCCCGCGCTCCCCCGCCGAGCCGGCCCCGGAGCCGCTCCCGCCGCCGGTGCCGGTTCCGCCGCGACCGGTCGGGTCGAGCAGCCGCCCGCCGGCGTTGCCGCTGTTCGGCCCGCGCCCACCGGGACCGGTGCCCGGTTCCTCCCCGAAGGTGGCCGAGTAGTTCTGACCGCCGCCCCCGCCGGTGGAGGTCGGGTAGAAGTCGATCCCGCCGGACGGCGGCGGGGTCTTGCCGGGCCGGTCGCCCGGCCGCTCCCCCGGCTTGACCGGCGTCGGCACCGGCGTGCGCGTCGTGTGGGTGGTGTCGTCGCCCCCGCCGGGCCGGTCCGTCCCACCCGGCCGATCCGTGCCGCCGGGCCGGTCGGTGCCACCCGGGCGGTCGGTCCCTCCCGGGCCGTCGGTGCCGCCCGGCCGGTCGGGCCCGCCGGTGTGCGTGGTGTCGACGCTGGTCGTCGACGTGTGGTCGTCCGCGCCGGAATCGCCGCCCCCGCTGTTCCTGGGCGGCGTCCCGGGCAGGACCACCTTTCCCGGCGTCGTCGGCCGGGTGACCGAGATGGCGGCACCGTCGGCCTCGAGCACGCCGTAGTCCGTCGGGAGCGCCGCCCTCGTACCGCTGGTGACACTGCTGTACTGGTCCATGACGCGGACGTTGGTTTCGTTGGCCGCGTTGTACTTGGCGACGCCTTCTTGGTAGTTGTCGATGTCGTCCTTGGCCATGAACGGCCCGGCGATCGGGATGGCGGCCTTGAGCCCGGTGGTCCACGGGTTGGGTTTCTCGGGCTTCGGCGGCACTTCGACGACGGCGTTGCCGGAGTGGTCGAAGATGTCGGCCTGGGTGTCGACGGAGACCTGGGTGACGTCCAGCGGCGCGGCGGTCTCGGCGAAAGCCTGTTCCAGGGGCCCGGCCCCGGCGTTCGCGGCGTCGGCCGCGTTCCCTGTCCAGGCCTGCTTCATCCGGTCCTGCAGCGCCTTGATGCCCTGCGCGCGCGTCATGTAGGCCGAGGACAGCTCGGACACCTTCCCCGCGGCCTCGCGGAGGCCGGAGGTGTCGCCCTGCCTGAAGTTGTCGTAGATCTGCTTGCCGTCCACTCGTCAGGCCCCCTTGAGCGTGGTGACGACGGCGGCCGCCACCTTCTGCGCCGCGGCGCAGGAATCCTGCTGACCTTCGTAGCCGCCGGCGTACACCCCGATGGCGAGGTCATCGGCGACACCGACGTCGAGGCTGCAGTTGCCGTTCGGGCGCCGGTCTTTCTTGTCGATGTAGATCGCGGGATAGCCTTCGACGTCCGGCGCCTTCTCGAGGAACGGGAACTGGCCGTTCTCGTGCGCGCCGTACAGCCCGGTCAGGCCGCCCAAGCCCCGGTCCCGGTTGCCGGTCGCGATGATGACCTGCATGCTGACCCCCTCGCCAGAAATCTTCCAGGCGCATCCCGGTCCACCCGCCCCGAACCCGTTGTCCCGCAGCTGGGTGTCGCCCGCATCCGTGAACCGCAATGAGGACAGCACCGAAGCCGGCACGATGTCGCACGGCTTCGAGGTGTACTTCGAAACGTCGAGCGGCGCGGAAACCTTCGGCACGTCGGGGTTGACCGACGCGCCCGGCGACGCAGAGGCGTTCGGCGCGGGCGACGCGCTACCGGTCTTCTCGGAGGAGCACCCCGCGAGCAGCAGCAGAACGGCTGCGACAGCGACGCAAGCAGGCAGACGCACGGTCACACCGTCCGGAAGGGGTCGGCCATGCCGTGGTCGGTGGCGACCGTCTTGGTCTGGGCTTCCTTGAGCTTCTTGAGGTAGTTCTGCACGTACTTCAGCATCGAGTCGTTCTGGTCCTGGAGCGCTATGAGGGAGTCCATCGTCGTCGACACGTACCCGTCGCTGACCGCGTCCTTGCCCGGCGACGTGAGCACCCCGATGATGTAGGTGATCTTGTCCTTGTCGTCGACGATCTTGTCCAGCTCGGCTTCCCACTGGCCGATCACCGACGCGAGTTCCTCGGGGTCCATCCGGAACTGGCCGCCCCCGCCGCCACCGCCGCCGTAGACGCGGCCGCGCTCGCCGAGGATGTCGCCACCCCAGACCGCCTGGACCGCCTGCCCGGCTTCGCCGATGATCACGCCCGCACCTTCCCCTCGGCTCACCCACCGTGATGGGACGAAGATTAGCCAACCGTCTCACTTCGTGTCAGCGAATCGCCGCAACGTTCAGACGATGGGGGCGGGCGAGTGGTTCCGGGCACTCCGGGTCACAGTACGTACGTACGGATTGCGAGATGCCGGTCCGCGGTGCCAGGATTTCAGGATGCCACGCGTAAGCCAGGATCACCTCGACGCACGCCGGCGCCAGATCCTCGACGGCTCGCGCGTCTGCTTCGCGCGCTACGGCTACGAAGGTGCCACAGTCCGGCGCCTGGAGGAAGCCACCGGGCTGTCGCGCGGGGCCATCTTCCACCACTTCCGCGACAAGGAGTCGCTCTTCCTCGCCCTCGCCGAGGACGACGCGCTCCGGATGGCCGACGTCGTCGCCGAACAGGGCCTCGTCCAGGTGATGCGGGACCTGCTGGCCGGCGGGGACCACCCGGCCGACTGGCTCGGCACCCGGCTGGAGGTGTCCCGGCGGCTGCGCACCGACCCGGAGTTCCGCGCTCGCTGGGCCGAGCGGTCGCAGCAGCTGACCACCGCCACCCGGCTGCGTCTGCTGCGCCAGCGGGAGGCCGGGAACCTGCGCGACGACGTCGACGTCGACGTCCTCACCGCGTTCCTCGAGCTCGTCCTCGAAGGACTGGTCTCGCACCTGGCCATGGGCCTGCCCGCGGCCGGCCTCGGCCCGGTGCTCGATCTCGTCGAGGAAACCGTGCGGCGCCACCGGCCGGGCACCGGTGCCGGAGCGGACCGGCGGGCGGAGTGAGCGCGCCGACACACCGGCAACGCCAGCGGCGGGTGCGGGAGACACGTTAAGCTGGTCCGCATATCCACCGCATATCCGCAGTACACGCCGATTTCTTGCTAGGAGTGACCGTTTCGTGCGCGCAGCGCAGTCACCCGGTGACAGTACCGGGCCGGGTGACCGACCCGGCTGTCCGATAGGTTCATCCTCCGCCGCCGAGGCGGACGCGGAATGATCCAGATCCTCTTCGCCGTGCTCGGCGTCCTCCTCTTCGTACTGCTGACGGTCGGCACCGGGCTCGCGGTCGCCGCCGAGTTCTCGCTGACCGCGCTTGAGCGCAGCACCGTCGAGGCCAACGTCCGCCAGGTCGGCGACCGCCGGGCGCTGGCCGTCCAGAAGGCGCACCGGACGCTGTCGTTCCAGCTCTCCGGCGCCCAGGTCGCGATCACGCTGACCACGCTCATCACCGGGTACCTGGCCGAGCCGCTGATCGGCGAGCTCGTCCGGCCGCTGCTCACCGGCGTCGGATTCCCGGCAGGGTTCGCCGCGGGCGCGTCGATCGTGCTCGCCCTGGTGCTGGCCACGTCGCTGTCGATGATCCTCGGCGAGATGGTGCCGAAGAACCTCGCGATCGCCCGGCCGTTGCCGACCGCGCGCGCGGTCACCGGCTACCACTCGCGGTTCTCCGCGCTGTTCCGCTGGCTCATCACGCTGATGAACAACAGCGCGAACTTCCTCGTGCGCAAGTTCGGCGTCGAACCGCAGGAAGAGCTGCGGTCCGCGCGTTCGCCGCAGGAGCTGGGCTCGATCGTGCGCTCCAGCGCCGAAAGCGGCACGCTCGACACGTCCACCGCGGAGCTGCTGGACCGCTCGCTGCGGTTCGGGGAGCGCACCGCGGAGGAGCTGATGACGCCCCGCGTGCAGCTCGAGTCCCTCGCCATCGGCGACACCATCGCCGACCTGATCGACATCTCGCGCCGGACCGGGTTCTCGCGGTTCCCGGTGCACGCCGAGGACCTCGACGACGTCCGCGGCGCCGTGCACGTCAAGCAGGCCTTCGCCGTGCCGGCCGCGGAGCGGGGGCAGGTGCCGATCGGCTCGGTCATGCGGCCGGTACCGACCGTGCCCGAGTCCCTGCCCGGCGACGACCTGCTCAACCGCCTGCGCGACTCGCGCTTCCAGCTGGCGATCGTCGTCGACGAGTACGGCGGCACGGCCGGGCTGGTCACCCTGGAGGACGTCGTCGAGGAGATCATCGGCGACGTCCGCGACGAGCACGACGAGCGCGAGGCACCGGCGTCGCAGCAGGTCGGCACGGACAGCTGGCTGGTGTCCGGCCAGCTGCGCGCGGACGAGGTCACCGGCGTCACCGGGTTCCGGATGCCGGACGGCGACTACGAGACCATCGCCGGGCTGATCCTCGAGCGGCTGGGCAAGATCCCCGCCGAGGGGGACGCCACGGAGGTCGACGGCTGGCGGCTGACGGTGACCACCATGGACAAGCGCCGGATCGCCGAGGTCGAGGTCGCCCCGGTCCCCGCCACCGCGGCCCAGGAGCCGGAGGTGGCCTCGTGAGCGACTGGCTGAACATCGCCCTCGTCGTGGTCCTGCTGCTGGCGAACGCCTTCTTCGTCGGCGCGGAGTTCACGCTGATCTCCTCGCGGCGGGACAGGCTCGAGGCGCTGCTGGAGCAGGGCAAGACGCGCGCGAAGATCGTCATCAACGCCAGCAAGCACGTGTCGCTGATGCTGGCCGGCGCGCAGCTGGGCATCACCATCTGCTCGCTGCTGCTCGGCCGGCTCGGCGAACCCGCGATCGCGCACCGGCTGGCGGCGGGCTTCGACCTGCTGGGCCTGCCCGAGGCGCTGCTGCACCCCATCTCGTTCGCCATCGCGCTGGCGTTCATCACCGTGGCGCACGTGCTGATCGGCGAGATGGTGCCGAAGAACCTCGCCATCGCCGAGCCGGAGCGGCTCGCGCTGTGGCTGGTGCCGGCGCACGTCGCGTGGGTGAAGGTGGCCAACCCGTTCATCTGGCTGCTGAACTTCGTGGCGAACTCGCTGCTGCGCGCGTTCCGCGTCGAGCCGAAGGACGAGCTGGAGACGGCGTACACGTCCGACGAGCTGGCCGAGCTGCTCAGCGAGTCGCGGCGGGAAGGCCTGCTCGACCAGTCCGAGCACGAACGGCTCGCCCAGACGCTGTCCTCGGTGCAGAAGACGGTCGCGGACGTGCTGGTGCCGACGGCCGAGCTGACGACGCTGCCGTGCGGGCCGACCGTCGGCGAGGTCGAGCGGGCGGTGTCCTCCACCGGCTTCTCCCGGTTCCCGGTGTGCACCGACGACGGGCGCCTGACCGGCTACATCCACGTGAAGGACATCCTCGACCTCGCGGGGCAGGACCCGGCGACGGTCGTCCCCGCGGCGAAGACGCGGGCGCTGACCGAACTGCGCGCCGACGCCCGGCTCGACGTCGCGCTTTCGGCCATGCGCAAGGAACGCAGCCACCTCGCGCGGGCGCTCGACGCGGCCGGGAACGCGGTCGGCGTCGTCGCGCTCGAAGACCTCGTCGAGGAGTACGTGGGCACCGTGCGCGACGGGACCCACGTGGGCGCATGAGTGAGCCTGCGAACGAATCATTCAACACTGCGCGTTCGGCTCAGGCCGCGCCGAGCGTCAGCGAGGCGCGCGCATGAGCGGGGTCGAGATCCTGGCCGAACCGGACTGGCTGGCCCGGGAGGCGGCCCACGTCGAGCGGATGCGCCGGTGGACGGTCCCGCACCAGGAGCGGCGGGCGCGTGCCGAGAAGCACCCGGTGCTGGACTTCCTGTTCACCTACTACTCGTACCGGCCATCGTACCTGGAGCGGTGGCAGCCCGGGCCCGGCGTCGTCCTCGCCGGGCCCGCCGCGCGGCGCTTCCTGGACCGCAAGGGGTACGTCGCGACGGCCGGCGGTGTCGAGCTGGATCCGGCGGGCTTCACCGAGGGCAAGGCCCGGACGGCCGAGTTCGTCCTCGGCCTGCTGACCGCGACGGCGTCGCGCGCGCCGCGGCTGAGCTGCTTCGGCCTGCACGAGTGGGCGATGGTCTACCGCGAACCCGCCGATTCGGTGCGGCACGACCAGGTACCGCTCCGGCTCGGCTCGGCGGGCACCGACGCCGTCGTGGAGTCCCTGGACATCCGGTGCGGGCACTTCGACGCGTTCCGCTTCTTCACGGCGGACGCGCGGCCCCGCAACGAGCTGACGCCGTCGAGGGAGACGCAGGTCGCCCTCGAACAGCCCGGGTGCCTGCACGCGAACATGGACCTGTTCAAATGGGCCTACAAGCTCGGCCCGTTCGTGCCCGCGGAGCTCGTCGCGGACTGTTTCGAGCTGGCCGTCGAGATCCGGACGCTCGACATGCGGGCGAGCCCGTACGACCTGGCCGGGCTCGGTTACCCGCCGGTGCGCATCGAAACCGCGCCGGGGCGGGCCGAGTACGCGCGGGCCCAGGGTGAGTTCGTGCGCCGGGCGGACCCGCTGCGTCATCGCCTGATTGCGCATTGCCATCGCCTGGTCAGCGCAGGACCCTGAACGCGCGCAACTGTGAGTCAGATTATTCTCTCTCCGATACTCACCTGTTAGGGTGATAACGGTTTGATTGCATCGCAGCGCGTGCTTGACGTGCGCTCACGCCCGAAAGGATGACGATGGGGCGACACACCCGGGACGAGGAGCCGGTGCCGCACCCTCTGGACCGCACGCCGAGCGTCCCCGCCGAGGGCCGGCCGGCCGCTCCGGGCCGCCCGCACCCGGGTGAGACCACGGCGTTGCCGCTGGTCGCCGGCCGCGGTGAGGCCTCGGGTGCCTTCCGCAAGCCCCGGCGCAGCTCCATCTCCGACGCCTTCGGGATCGCCGGTCGCGCCTCCCGGGCTTCCGGCCGCAGCGAATCGTCCGGCTCCTACTTCGTCCCCGCGAACGAAACCCCCGCCCCGGCCGCGACAGCCCGCCGCGGAGAAACCTCCGGCGCCTACCCGGCCGCGAGCCGCGGCCCGTCGTCCGGCGCCCAGCCCACCCGGCGCGGCGAAGCTTCCGGCGCCTACCCCGCCGCCGTCCGCGTCGAACCCGCGGTCGCTCGTCCCACCCGCCGCGGGGAGGCTTCGGGCCCCTACCCCGCGACCCGCCGCGACGAGTCCGCCGCCGAGCGGACCGAGGTGATCGCGCGGCTCGAGACCGCCGATGACCATCCGGTCGCAGCGCGCGGCGAAACATCCGGATCCTTCCGCGCCGTCGCCGATGTCCGGACGGCCGAGCGCACCGCCGACCGGACCCCCGACCGGACCGAGGTCACCGGGGAACACGAAGTCACCGGCAAGCGCCGCGCCCGCCGCGACAGCACCACCGAAGGCGAAGGCCGCCGCCGCGCGCCCGGCCGTGGTGACACCACGGGCCCGCACCGCACCTCGGACAAGGGCGAGACGACCGGTTCGCACCGGGTCGTCGGCAAGAGCGACGCCACCGGCTCCCACCGCATCGTCGGCAAGAAGGCCCCCCGCCGCCGGATCGCGGGCTGGCCGATCGCGTGCCTCGTGCTGGCCGTGCTGATCGGGCTCGGCGTGATCGGCTGGAACTGGGCCGACAACGAGCTCAACAGCCGGGCCGAGGCGCAGGCCGCCAGCTGTTCGGGCGGCACCTCCCAGATGCGGGTGGTCGTCACCCCGAGCGTGCAGAAGCCGCTCGCCGCCGCGGCCGAGCGCTGGAACCAGGCCGCCACCGTCGTCCACGGCCAGTGCGTGCACGTGACGATCGACGCGAAGGCGTCGTCGCAGGTGCTCGACGCGCTGGTCGGCCGGGCCGGGCTGGACTCGATCGGCGGGCTCCCGGCCGCCTGGCTGCCCGAGTCGTCGTACTGGGTGAGCGAGCTCACCACCAAGAAGCCCGAGATGATCGGCTCGCCCGCCCAGTCGGTGGCGAACGCCCGGTCGGCGGACTACCCGTTCATCGGCCTGACGGGCCAGGGCATCGACGACACCGTGCTGCGCGCCGCCCAGACGTTCCGCGAGTACCTCGAGCAGCCCGCCCAGCAGGCGGACTTCGCCGCGGCGGGGATCAAGACCGCCTAGACGCGGGTGCCGTTGTCGAGCTCGGCGACGACGGCGAGGTCGTCGTCGGCCAGCTCGAAGTCGAAGATCCCGAAGTGCTCACGGGTCCGGGTCGTGGTGACCGAAGCCGCCACCGCGACCGTGCCCGTCTGCAGGTGCCACCGGAGCACGATCTGGGACGGCGTCTTGCCGTACTTGGCCGCGAGCGCGGTGACCGTCTCGTCGGCCAGCAGCGCCGAGTTCGCGGCCGGGCTCGACGCGACCGTCAGAATGCCGCGCTCGGAGTGGAATTCCCGCAACGCGAGCTGCTGCAGCCACGGGTGCAGCTCGACCTGGTTGACCGCGGGCACCGAGCCGGTCGCGTCGATCAGCCGCCGCAGCTCGGCGACGCCGAACCCGGCCACGCCGACCGCGCGGACCCGCCCTTCGGCACGCAGCCGGCCCAGGACGCGCCAGGTGTCGGTGAAGGCGCCTTTCGTGCCGTCCAGCAGGCACAGGTCGGCCCGCTCGAGCTCCAGAGCGGCCAGCGCCCGGTCGGCCGCGCGGCGGGCCGTGTCGTAGCCCTGCGCCGGCACGTGCACGGTGACGAACAGTTCTTCGCGCGGCACTTCGGCCGCGGCGAGCACCGCGCCCACCGCCGCCTCGGTCCCCGGCGCCGTGTCGATGCCGCGGAAACCGGTGTCGAGGGCGATGCGGACGGCGCGGCCGGTTTCGGCCGTGGACAGGCCAGCGACGCCGAACAGCAGCTGGGGGATGCGGACTCCGTCGGACAGGGCGAGCGAAGGGACGGGCATCAAACCGGTGATCCTCACTTCGGATGCTGCGCGGACCCCCATCATCCCACCCGGGCGGCCCGCTCGCGCAGATACGCCGCCGTCCGCTGGTCCGCCGGGAAGAAGGATTCGATCATCAGCTCCGCCACGGTGACGTCCAGCGGGGTCCCGAACGTGGCGACCGTGCTGAAGAACGTCAGGTCGGCGCCTTCGTGGCGGAACCGCAGTGGCACGAAGATGTCACCCGGTCCGGGGACCTCCACCTCGGGCACGGGCTGGTCGCACGGGTAGCCGCGCAGCTCGTCCAGGAGTTCGGCGAGACCGGCGTCCGCGGTCTGGCTCACCTGGCGCCGCAGCCGGCCCAGCAGGTGCGCGCGCCACTCCCCCAGGTTCAGGATGTGCGGTGCCATGCCCTCGGGGTGCAGGGTCGCGCGCAGCACGTTGGTGGTCAGCTCGGGCGCGATCCCGGCCACGAACAGCCCGGTGCCGGCGTTGGCGTCGACGAGGTCCCAGTTCCGGTCGGCGACGGCGGCCGGGTACGGCTCATGGCTCGCGAGCAGCTGCCGGACGGCCTCGCGGACGGCGGACATCCCGGGGTCCGGCAGCGCGTTCTCCGTGTAGGCGGGCGCGTAGCCGGCGGCCAGCAGCAGCCGGTTGCGTTCCCGCAGCGGCACGTCGAGGTGCTCGCCGAGCCGCAGGACCATGTCCCGGCTTGGCTTGGACCGGCCGGTTTCCACGAAGCTGAGGTGGCGGGTCGAGATGTCCGCGGAGATCGCCAGGTCGAGCTGACTGATCCGGCGCCGGTCACGCCATTGCCGCAGCAGTTCCCCCACCGGCCGCTGCCGCGCGGACGCCTGCACAGTAGTCGTCACACCGGCGACGCTACGACGATCACCGGGCGGCTGCCATTACTTCGGAGGTAATGCCTTCGCATTACCTCGCACGTAATCGACGCGCCGCCGCGGCTGCGCCAAAGTCGGTTCCAGCGCAGGACGACGACGAATCCGTTGTCCCCCAACGAAAGGAACCACCATGACCGACGTCCGCGGCCTCGTCGAGCAGTACATCGCGGTGTGGAACGAGACCGACGCCGGCAAGCGGCGGGCCCTCGTCGCCGACGTCTTCACCGAGGAGGTCGGCTTCACCGACCCGCTCGGCGCCGTCACCGGGCACGACGGGATCGACCAGCACGTGGCCGGGGCCCAGCAGCAGTTCGGCGGGCTCACCATCAGCCTGCCCGCCGAGCCGGACGCCCACCACGATCTGGCGCGATTCCACTGGCACCTCGGCGCGCCCGGCGCCGAGCCGGTCGCCATCGGGTTCGACGTCATCGAGATCGAGGACGGCCGGATCGCCAAGGTGCACGGCTTCCTGGACAAGATGCCCGGATGAGCCGGAGCGCGCGGGCTCCCGGGCAGGGGAGCCCGCACGCCACCCCGCACCGTCAGCCCTTCAGCGCGCCCCGCCAGCGCACGGTCGGGCGCAGCTTCTCCGGGTTCACCCGGTGCTTGTTGGCGCCGACGATGTCGAACATCGACTCGATCAGCGTGTCGGAAAGCAGATGCGGCTTCAGGCCCAGCCCGACCAGCCCGGTGTGCTTGACGTTGTAGTAGTGCTCCGGCGCCTCGGTGCGCGGGTTCTCCAGCTGCTCGATCTGCACCGGGCCGGGGAACCGGTCGGCGACGAGGTCGGCGATGCCGGCCACCGACAGGCTCTCGGTCATCTGGTTGAAGACGCGGAACTCCCCCGGCTCGGCGGGGTGCTCGACGGCCAGGCGGATGCACTCCACCGTGTCGCGGATGTCGATCAGGCCGCGGGTTTGCGCGCCCTGGCCGTACACGGTCAGCGGCTGGCCCAGCACCGCCTGGATGACGAACCGGTTCAGCACCGTGCCGAACACCGCGTCGTAGTCGAACCGGGTCGCCAGCCGCGGGTCCAGCGCCGTCTGCGGCGTCTGCTGGCCGTACACGACGCCCTGGTTGAGGTCCGTGGCCCGCAGGCCCCACGCGCGGCAGGTGAATTCGATGTTGTGCGAATCGTGGACCTTGGTCAGGTGGTAGAACGAACCCGGCCGTTTCGGGAACAGGACGCGGTCCTTACGCCCGTTGTGTTCCAGGTCCAGCCAGCCTTCTTCGATGTCGATGTTCGGCGTGCCGTATTCGCCCATCGTGCCCAGTTTGACCAGGTGGATGGCCGGATTGCTCTCCGCGATCGCGTAGAGCAGGTTCAGCGTGCCGACGACATTGTTGTGCTGGGTGTACACCGCGTGTTCGCGGTCGATCATGGAATAGGGCGCCGACCGTTGTTCGGCGTAGTGGACGACGGCGTCGGGCGCGAAGCCGCGCACCGCTTCGAACAGGAACTCCGCGTCGAGCAGATCACCTTCGTAGCTGGTGATCT
This window of the Amycolatopsis balhimycina FH 1894 genome carries:
- a CDS encoding helix-turn-helix domain-containing protein encodes the protein MTTTVQASARQRPVGELLRQWRDRRRISQLDLAISADISTRHLSFVETGRSKPSRDMVLRLGEHLDVPLRERNRLLLAAGYAPAYTENALPDPGMSAVREAVRQLLASHEPYPAAVADRNWDLVDANAGTGLFVAGIAPELTTNVLRATLHPEGMAPHILNLGEWRAHLLGRLRRQVSQTADAGLAELLDELRGYPCDQPVPEVEVPGPGDIFVPLRFRHEGADLTFFSTVATFGTPLDVTVAELMIESFFPADQRTAAYLRERAARVG
- a CDS encoding NAD-dependent epimerase/dehydratase family protein, encoding MRVLVLGGDGYLGWPTALHLSDKGHEVAVLDNFARRGYDAELGVESLVPIESLADRIAAWQEVSGKKITSYEGDLLDAEFLFEAVRGFAPDAVVHYAEQRSAPYSMIDREHAVYTQHNNVVGTLNLLYAIAESNPAIHLVKLGTMGEYGTPNIDIEEGWLDLEHNGRKDRVLFPKRPGSFYHLTKVHDSHNIEFTCRAWGLRATDLNQGVVYGQQTPQTALDPRLATRFDYDAVFGTVLNRFVIQAVLGQPLTVYGQGAQTRGLIDIRDTVECIRLAVEHPAEPGEFRVFNQMTESLSVAGIADLVADRFPGPVQIEQLENPRTEAPEHYYNVKHTGLVGLGLKPHLLSDTLIESMFDIVGANKHRVNPEKLRPTVRWRGALKG
- a CDS encoding nuclear transport factor 2 family protein, producing the protein MTDVRGLVEQYIAVWNETDAGKRRALVADVFTEEVGFTDPLGAVTGHDGIDQHVAGAQQQFGGLTISLPAEPDAHHDLARFHWHLGAPGAEPVAIGFDVIEIEDGRIAKVHGFLDKMPG
- a CDS encoding hemolysin family protein; protein product: MIQILFAVLGVLLFVLLTVGTGLAVAAEFSLTALERSTVEANVRQVGDRRALAVQKAHRTLSFQLSGAQVAITLTTLITGYLAEPLIGELVRPLLTGVGFPAGFAAGASIVLALVLATSLSMILGEMVPKNLAIARPLPTARAVTGYHSRFSALFRWLITLMNNSANFLVRKFGVEPQEELRSARSPQELGSIVRSSAESGTLDTSTAELLDRSLRFGERTAEELMTPRVQLESLAIGDTIADLIDISRRTGFSRFPVHAEDLDDVRGAVHVKQAFAVPAAERGQVPIGSVMRPVPTVPESLPGDDLLNRLRDSRFQLAIVVDEYGGTAGLVTLEDVVEEIIGDVRDEHDEREAPASQQVGTDSWLVSGQLRADEVTGVTGFRMPDGDYETIAGLILERLGKIPAEGDATEVDGWRLTVTTMDKRRIAEVEVAPVPATAAQEPEVAS
- a CDS encoding DUF3558 domain-containing protein; the encoded protein is MRLPACVAVAAVLLLLAGCSSEKTGSASPAPNASASPGASVNPDVPKVSAPLDVSKYTSKPCDIVPASVLSSLRFTDAGDTQLRDNGFGAGGPGCAWKISGEGVSMQVIIATGNRDRGLGGLTGLYGAHENGQFPFLEKAPDVEGYPAIYIDKKDRRPNGNCSLDVGVADDLAIGVYAGGYEGQQDSCAAAQKVAAAVVTTLKGA
- a CDS encoding aldo/keto reductase; protein product: MPVPSLALSDGVRIPQLLFGVAGLSTAETGRAVRIALDTGFRGIDTAPGTEAAVGAVLAAAEVPREELFVTVHVPAQGYDTARRAADRALAALELERADLCLLDGTKGAFTDTWRVLGRLRAEGRVRAVGVAGFGVAELRRLIDATGSVPAVNQVELHPWLQQLALREFHSERGILTVASSPAANSALLADETVTALAAKYGKTPSQIVLRWHLQTGTVAVAASVTTTRTREHFGIFDFELADDDLAVVAELDNGTRV
- a CDS encoding WXG100 family type VII secretion target, with protein sequence MDGKQIYDNFRQGDTSGLREAAGKVSELSSAYMTRAQGIKALQDRMKQAWTGNAADAANAGAGPLEQAFAETAAPLDVTQVSVDTQADIFDHSGNAVVEVPPKPEKPNPWTTGLKAAIPIAGPFMAKDDIDNYQEGVAKYNAANETNVRVMDQYSSVTSGTRAALPTDYGVLEADGAAISVTRPTTPGKVVLPGTPPRNSGGGDSGADDHTSTTSVDTTHTGGPDRPGGTDGPGGTDRPGGTDRPGGTDRPGGTDRPGGGDDTTHTTRTPVPTPVKPGERPGDRPGKTPPPSGGIDFYPTSTGGGGGQNYSATFGEEPGTGPGGRGPNSGNAGGRLLDPTGRGGTGTGGGSGSGAGSAGERGLGSGGRSGMGSLGNAAAAEAAAARSAASRSGQLGPMGPGGRRGEGEEDDEHQRPDFLIEADPDAIFGTDQRTSPPVIGE
- a CDS encoding TetR/AcrR family transcriptional regulator, which produces MPRVSQDHLDARRRQILDGSRVCFARYGYEGATVRRLEEATGLSRGAIFHHFRDKESLFLALAEDDALRMADVVAEQGLVQVMRDLLAGGDHPADWLGTRLEVSRRLRTDPEFRARWAERSQQLTTATRLRLLRQREAGNLRDDVDVDVLTAFLELVLEGLVSHLAMGLPAAGLGPVLDLVEETVRRHRPGTGAGADRRAE
- a CDS encoding hemolysin family protein, with translation MSDWLNIALVVVLLLANAFFVGAEFTLISSRRDRLEALLEQGKTRAKIVINASKHVSLMLAGAQLGITICSLLLGRLGEPAIAHRLAAGFDLLGLPEALLHPISFAIALAFITVAHVLIGEMVPKNLAIAEPERLALWLVPAHVAWVKVANPFIWLLNFVANSLLRAFRVEPKDELETAYTSDELAELLSESRREGLLDQSEHERLAQTLSSVQKTVADVLVPTAELTTLPCGPTVGEVERAVSSTGFSRFPVCTDDGRLTGYIHVKDILDLAGQDPATVVPAAKTRALTELRADARLDVALSAMRKERSHLARALDAAGNAVGVVALEDLVEEYVGTVRDGTHVGA